In Solanum pennellii chromosome 7, SPENNV200, the following are encoded in one genomic region:
- the LOC107025600 gene encoding uncharacterized protein LOC107025600 → MVKSGIRQAWRAKEKAMKFMRGDPTESYAKLPGYAYILEQHISWIVLKIEKKECDKFLYTFVALEACIRGWEYCRPIVVVDGACLKYSYGGTMLTASTMNPGGHILMLAYAIVDSEMTLYRLGSLNSLKKPMELSKTCVLCQIEMREYEKRLLLYISNSNIMPAYGT, encoded by the exons atggtgaAAAGTGGAATCCGTCAG GCGTGGAGAGCTAAAGAAAAAGCGATGAAATTTATGCGTGGAGATCCAACCGAATCATATGCCAAACTACCAG gtTATGCATACATATTGGAACAACACATATCCTGGATCGttttgaaaatagaaaagaagGAATGTGATAAGTTCTTATACACATTTGTTGCATTAGAAGCTTGTATTAGAGGCTGGGAGTATTGTAGGCCAATTGTAGTTGTTGATGGGGCatgtttaaaatattcatatggTGGTACAATGTTGACTGCCAGCACCATGAATCCGGGAG GTCATATACTTATGTTGGCGTATGCGATAGTGGATTCTGAAATGACGCTTTATCGACTTGGTTCTTTGAATAGTTTAAAAAAGCCTATGGAGTTAAGCAAAACATGTGTTTTATGTCAGATCGAAatgagagaatatgaaaagagaCTGTTACTGTATATCTCGAATTCGAACATTATGCCTGCATATGGCACCTAA